One region of Chloroflexota bacterium genomic DNA includes:
- a CDS encoding type II toxin-antitoxin system VapC family toxin produces the protein MRILDSDHCVALLRGRLDLRDHITPDEELAVTAISVGELTHGAHKSARALENLARLDVLLAAVTILPYDEGAARRFGLLRAELERTGKRLNDLDLRIASIALAHGIPLVTHNRHHFERIPGLAIEDWLG, from the coding sequence GTGAGGATCCTGGACAGCGATCACTGTGTGGCCCTGCTGCGCGGCCGATTGGACTTACGGGACCACATCACGCCGGATGAGGAATTGGCGGTGACGGCGATCAGTGTGGGAGAGCTAACCCACGGAGCTCATAAGTCGGCACGAGCTCTGGAGAATCTGGCTCGTTTAGATGTGCTGCTTGCCGCCGTCACGATCCTCCCCTACGATGAGGGGGCCGCCCGTCGGTTTGGCTTGTTGAGGGCCGAACTGGAGCGGACCGGGAAGCGGTTGAACGACCTGGACCTTCGGATCGCCAGCATCGCTCTGGCGCATGGGATCCCGTTGGTCACCCACAACCGTCACCACTTTGAGCGAATACCGGGGTTGGCCATCGAGGATTGGCTGGGCTGA